TGTGCCGTCGCACGCTGCTCCATCGTGGAGCGCTACCCGCTTGATAACGGGCTTGTCGTAGAAAGGATACCATTACGATCATCTGGAAGTGGTGACTCTGAATAGCTCTGAAGACGAACTGGTGCTCGCCCGCATCAAAGATTACCTGAGCCGGGATAAGGACGGCAGAAGGAAGGCAGTTTTACAGATATTCCTGGAGGGCGGCCCCTACGAGACGAAGGATATCGACGAAAAGCTCAGGGAGCAGAATTTCGACGTGAAGAATAAGGGAACACCGGCAATGGTCGGCCTGATGGGCTCGAAGACCGGCATCCTCAGCGTCGACGTCACCGGCGACCACAACATGTACTCGATCAAGGAAAAATACAAGAGGCTCGTCAAAGCCGCTCTCGAAGAGACGAGCTAAGTATCCTCTTTATGAATAGTATCAAGTCTTTTTTATGGGACCTTTCGACAGGCTGGTACGAGCATATCCCGATAATATATAGCTGGTACGAGCTTTTCCTCAAAAATGAAGTTTTGAAGCATCCAATACCCCGGCACGTGGCCATAATCCAGGACGGGAACCGCCGCTACGCAAAGCGCCTGGGCAAAACGGTCGAGCAGGGCCATATATACGGCGCAGACACGACGGAAAAGGTGCTCGACTGGTGTGTAGAGCTGGGCATTAAACAGCTTACGCTGTACGCGTTCTCGACGGAGAACTTCAAGCGCCCCGCGCAGGAGAAAAATGCCCTTTTCGGGCTCTTCAAGCAATTTGCCCGTAAGGCACGGGAAAGTAAAAAGACGCACGAGTCTAAGCTCCGGATACGCCCGGTCGGGGACATCTCGATGCTGCCCCGGGACGTGAAGGACGAGATCGCCCTCACCGAGGCGGCGACTGCCGGCTACGACCGGTTCTACCTGAACGTCGCCGTCGCCTACGGGGGCCGTCAGGAGATCGTCGATGGCGCCCGAAAGATGGCGAAAGAGGTGGAAAGCGGCTCCCTTGCGCCCGAAAGCATCACCGAGGAGATGGTGGACAGGTACCTGTATTTCGGCAGCGAGCCGCGCTCCCAGGTGGACCTGATTATCCGTACCGGAGGCGACGAGCGGACATCGAATTTCCTGCCCTGGCAGGCCAGTGGCAACGAGTCCGCCATATATATCGCCGCGCCATACTGGCCCGAGTTCCGCAAGATCGACTTCATCCGGGCCGTCAGGGCCTATCAGAGCCGTGAGCGGGAGCACCGGGTCAAGCTGGCGGTCAGCATGCTGAGGATGAAGCGTCAGAACGGCGGCATAGACCGGGAAGGACTGCGCAAGAGCCTGATGGACGCGCTCGGCATCGGGAGCATCGAGGCTGAAACGATCCTCGGAAATCCGCTCGTCCAGCGCGAACTCGCAAAGAGCGGCACCTGAATACTTTCATGCCGCTTTGAATGGTTTTATATGCGGCCATCGTCTATTTTTTATAAGACATGGAGAGCACCATGACCGCACCCGGGAATGAGCTGTTTAACCGTCCGGTAAGCGCAGGCTATTTAGGGGAGCGGGAACGGTCGCTTTGCGTCGAGTGCAAGGGTACGAAGATGCTCTGCGCCAAGACGCGATGCCCATTGCTTGTAAAATATTATGCGGCCGCTAAGCAAAAGCGGTCCATCGACACCACTTCGCTCTTCGGCTCGGCACCGGGCGTCTTCGTAGGCCGCTATGGGTACCCTGCCGTTTCTATCGGCCCGCTGGTGCCGCCCATCGTAGGCGATACTTCCGAGATGGACACGCCCGAGCAGTGGATCGGCAAAACGATCGACGACATCGTGGGCATGCGGAGCGCACTGGTCAGGGGCCTGGCGACGGTCAACGTGAAAAAGCCCGAGAAGGCCGAGAAGCTCGTTAACGACCTGCAGCTTCTCTCGATGGCCGAGAAGCCCATCGATACCAGCGCCGAGTTCTTTAAAAAGCCCTCCGGGCGCATCGAGCTGGACGACGAAGTGCAGCCCTTCGGCCCCTCCGCGCCCCTGAAAAAGATGGAGATCGGCAACTTCCGGCTCGACGACCGCATCGAGAAGGCGTTCTACGATAAGGACTTAATGGCCAGAGATGCAGTGCTGGGGCTTTACCACGATAATACTCTCGTGACGCGCATCCAGCGGGCCTTCAGCATGGGCGCCTTCGGCGCGAAAAAGACCCGCCGGCTCGTCCCTACCCGGCAAAGCATCACGGCCGTGGACAGCATCATAGGCGAGACGCTGGTCGAGGAGGTCAAGCGTCTCCCGCTCATCAGCGAGTACCGCGTATTCGAGAGCTGGCAGCTGGATAACCGCTTTATCGTCTTAATGGCGCCCGAGCCCTGGAGCTACGAGCTCGTCGAGGCCTGGTACCCGGACACTATCTGGAACCCGGCGGGCCGGGACATCATGATCATATCGGACCACGAGCTGAGCGGCGGCCGGACGACATACGCGAGGATCGGCGGCTGCTACTATGCGGCCCGGCTGGCGACATCCGAGTATCTATTAAAGGAAAAGCGTCAGGCGAAGGTGGTCATACTCCGGGAGGCCCATTCAGGATACATCATGCCCGTGGGCGTCTGGAACGTCAGGGAGAACGTCCGCAACGCCCTTCGGGGTCCATATAGTTCGTTCAGCTCGCTCGAAGCCGCGCTTAATTATATACAGAGCCGCTTTGATATCCCCATAAAGCGCTGGACGCTCAATAGCTTCGTATTAAAGGACAGCCGCTTCCAGAGGCGGCTGACGGATTTCTGAGACCATGATTTACCGGGAAATAAGCTGTAAGTCGGCATTAAGTAAGTCGGGACTGCCAGGATTAGACTATACACTAAACCCGTATATGGGCTGCGGCCACGCATGTATCTATTGTTATGCGCCCGCGACTCTCAGGTATTCCGGCCCCGAAGCCTGGGGAACGTTCGTCAACACAAAAGTGGATATACCCCGCATCCTCGAAAAGGAGATCCGGACGAAAAAGCGCGGAGTGATCGGCATCAGCACGGTCACGGACCCGTATCAGCCTCTCGAGGCTAAGCTAAAGCTCACGCGAAGCTGCCTTGAGGTGCTCCGGGCGAAGGATTTTCCCGTGTGTGTCCAGACAAAGTCGGCACTTGTGCTACGCGATATAGATATTCTCCAGGGCTTTCGGGAAAAAGAAGTCGGCTTCACCATTACCACGCTGGACGACCGCCTGAGCGCCGTCATTGAGCCCGGGGCCTCCAAGCCCTGGGAGCGTCTGGACGCGTTGAGAAAAATTACGGATGAAGGCATCCCTGCATGGGCTTTCGTCGGCCCGATGGTACCCGGTATTATCGATAAAGTACAGCTTGAGGAGCTTTTAAAGGCTATAAAAGATGCCGGCGCCTCGCACGTCATGATCGACCGCCTGCGGCTCAAGCCCGGGATATGGGCCAGGATTGAGCCTCGCCTTAATGAGCAGGCGCCCGATATCGCAGATGCCTGCCGGAGCGCCCTCTTCAAAAATGATGGAACATTTGAGTCGCTACGGGCAGATGCGGCGGAAATATGCCGAGAGATTAAGCTTTCCTTCGAGTTGAATTATTAAAAATAGCCTTCTCCAACTTATTAATGTCGGATTACATTGCTATTGACGTATGCCTATGTGGTGAGAAACCAAAGGAATAATACTTGTAATCTAAAATATGGAGAGGGACCTTAAAAAAGAAGAAAATTCAATCGAGAAGAGTATCCAGATTGCCGTGGATACAGTAGTAGCCCCCGTCCAGGTTATGCTTCACAGCGACGGGACACATGCCACATTTGCACCCCTTTCTCGCCACGTTGCCCGTCAGGTTGCCCCGGGAGCAGAAGAGCAGCTTGCCGCCGCACTCCGTATAGCTGGGGCACGTACCGCAGAACTGCATGCATATGTTTTTATTATCTAAGCTGTTTTCAACGAACATATTCACACCCGACCATTAACAGCTTATTATTATTTATTTAATATATATAAAGTCGATTCTCTCCTGCAACGGTCCGAAGAGCATACAATAAGCCGGAAAAGGCCTTTTTCTCGTCCCATGTGCTTAACCTGTGAAGAATGTCTCGGGCCAGCGAGACGTTTGACAGGGTTAAAACAATACGACGCGCATTAAGCTTTCAAAGGCGCTTCCATCTCCTTTTCTTTTGCAGCTTCCCGTGAAGAGTTCATCCTGTCGGGGACGAAGCGCCTGAATCCCAGGAAGGCGACCGCGCATACCAGGAACATGGCCCCGACAACGACCCACAGCGCAGGGACGTTATTATTCATCGAGTCCTTCAGGACGCCGCCGAAGAGCGGCCCGATTGCCCACCCGATGTTCGACGTGAGGCCGCTGAAGCCGAAATACCGGCCGCGCATGCGCTCCGGCGACAGGTTCGCCTGCATGGTGGACGCCGCCGGGGACCAGATCATCTCCGCGGTCGTGATGATAGCCATGCCGATGAACGGCATGAAGAACCACGTTGAGACCGAGAGCAGAGAGAAGCCGAACGCAAAAATAACGGCGGACAGGGCCAGCATGGACGTCATGGGGTGGCGGCCGACCCGGACCGATACCGAGTACTGGAATAGGGCCACCATGAGGCCGCTGAGGGCGAACAGCACGCCGATCGAAAAGTTATCGAGGCCCACGTAGGACGACGCGTAGACCGAGAACAGCGTGTACATCTGCTGGTACGGGATGGTCATGAAGAGCATGATGAGGCAGAACATCAGGAACGGCCGGTCGCTCGCAACCGTAACGATGTCCCTCAGCCGGAACCGCTCCGGCCTGGTCTTCGGCATGGTATCCCGCAGTAAAAATACCGCGATGAGCAGGTACGTGAAGGTGGTCAGGCCGGTGATGAGAAAGAGATTCCCATAGGATGTGACCATGAGGAACGCGCCGCCCAGGACCGGCCCGACGACCCACCCAAGGTTCGAGCCTATACGCAGCAGGCCGTATGCCTCGACGAGCTCGCCGGCAGGAACGACGTCGGCGATCATGACGTCCGGTATGGCCCGGTAGAGCCCGCCGTTGAACGAGTTGAACGCCAGGGTGAGGATGAAGAGCGGGATGGCGACCTTAGTATCGATGGCCAGGCTGATGAGGAGATACGAGATGATCTGTAGGGCAAGGCCCGCTACGAGGAGCTTTTTTCTGCCATAGACGTCGCACAGAGCCCCGCCGGCATAGGCGGCCGCCGCGCCGACGATGGTCGTGATGAAATCGGCGATCCCCACCTGGGTCATGGACATTCCCAGGCTCTCGTACATGTAGATCGACATGAACGTCATCACGAGTGAGCTGCCCAGCACACCCACGATGGAAGCGCCGAAGAGCCCCCAGACCTGCCGGTCGAACTTCGATGCGAACGACCGGATGCCGAATATGTCCTCCATGGTACCCGGTCTATCCAAAAAGAGCTTCGCTTATAAATATTTACCCTGAGCTTACTGAAAATATATACGATAAAAGATCCTGGCGGCCCGTGGAGGACCGCCGAAGTAAAGGGCTTAAAAAAGCCATGGGCTTCTTTGAAGCCCCGCTTACTCGGACCTCTTTGCCCTGTTGATGAGATCCCTTACCTTCTGTCCGCCCTTGTGCCCGATCTGGACGTAAAAGTCGTGGCCATGGGTCCTCTTCGTGGTCTCTCCACCCTTCCTGCCAGCCTCTCTGACAGTCATATCTCCACGTTCTTCTCTTCTAGCCATAGGTATATCACCTAGTCAAACTTTAAGTTCCATGTTAATAGCATTAACCTGCGAAAATCGTATCATAGCCCCTGATTATGCCGAAGAATGCCAGCAGGGCTTCGAGGCTCTTGTAATTAGAATTTATCTTTAAAATGATGAATAATCGACTTTTTAATGTCATATCACTTTAATATGGCATAATACTAGATAGAAATCAATTTATTGCGCAATTATGGCCTTTTTACCGGTTTCGACCGCTATCCGGTTTCTTTCCCTCGTATACCGGGGGATCGGGATATTAAATAGTCGACCGGGAATAGCCCGGCCTTTATAGACATGCCCTCGGCGTAAATATTATAAGCCCTTCTTATATACATTATGTATTATGGCCCGGAAACAGGAGCAAATATCGAGCGCCGCGAAGCTCGAAAAAGACCTTAAGGCGATGGCTGGAAAGCGTAATGTGGAGTTGTGCCCGGTCGAGCCCGGCGACATCGTGGTGAGCGAGTGGGTGCGCTGGAAGTGCATGTTCGGCTGCAAGGGCTACGGCAAGCATCTGAGCTGTCCGCCCTATGTTCCGGGGCCCGAAGATACCAGGAAGATGCTGAAGGAATATCATAAGGCCTACATCATACACTTTAAGGGCATTCCGGGGATGAAAGAGATAGACCCTGATAAGGTGCCCGCGAACTGGCACGCTTTCCTCTCGGGGCTGATACTCTGGATCCACAATACAGTTTATGATATGGAGCAGTGCGCCTTCTACGCGGGCTATTATAAGGCGCTGGCCTTCGGGGCTTATCCCTGCTACTTCTGCGAGGACTGCGTGGCGGAGCAGGCGAAGGGCGTCGTAGACCTGAGCGTAAAGCGGGACTGCCGGCATGCGGAGAAGGTCCGGACCTCCATGGAGGCCGTGGG
The Methanocella sp. DNA segment above includes these coding regions:
- a CDS encoding SPL family radical SAM protein, with the protein product MIYREISCKSALSKSGLPGLDYTLNPYMGCGHACIYCYAPATLRYSGPEAWGTFVNTKVDIPRILEKEIRTKKRGVIGISTVTDPYQPLEAKLKLTRSCLEVLRAKDFPVCVQTKSALVLRDIDILQGFREKEVGFTITTLDDRLSAVIEPGASKPWERLDALRKITDEGIPAWAFVGPMVPGIIDKVQLEELLKAIKDAGASHVMIDRLRLKPGIWARIEPRLNEQAPDIADACRSALFKNDGTFESLRADAAEICREIKLSFELNY
- a CDS encoding DUF2769 domain-containing protein produces the protein MFVENSLDNKNICMQFCGTCPSYTECGGKLLFCSRGNLTGNVARKGCKCGMCPVAVKHNLDGGYYCIHGNLDTLLD
- a CDS encoding DUF2284 domain-containing protein — its product is MARKQEQISSAAKLEKDLKAMAGKRNVELCPVEPGDIVVSEWVRWKCMFGCKGYGKHLSCPPYVPGPEDTRKMLKEYHKAYIIHFKGIPGMKEIDPDKVPANWHAFLSGLILWIHNTVYDMEQCAFYAGYYKALAFGAYPCYFCEDCVAEQAKGVVDLSVKRDCRHAEKVRTSMEAVGIDVFATVRKLGLPIDVIPCKKNEYGKFMHPGFNSYGLLLIE
- a CDS encoding MFS transporter; this translates as MEDIFGIRSFASKFDRQVWGLFGASIVGVLGSSLVMTFMSIYMYESLGMSMTQVGIADFITTIVGAAAAYAGGALCDVYGRKKLLVAGLALQIISYLLISLAIDTKVAIPLFILTLAFNSFNGGLYRAIPDVMIADVVPAGELVEAYGLLRIGSNLGWVVGPVLGGAFLMVTSYGNLFLITGLTTFTYLLIAVFLLRDTMPKTRPERFRLRDIVTVASDRPFLMFCLIMLFMTIPYQQMYTLFSVYASSYVGLDNFSIGVLFALSGLMVALFQYSVSVRVGRHPMTSMLALSAVIFAFGFSLLSVSTWFFMPFIGMAIITTAEMIWSPAASTMQANLSPERMRGRYFGFSGLTSNIGWAIGPLFGGVLKDSMNNNVPALWVVVGAMFLVCAVAFLGFRRFVPDRMNSSREAAKEKEMEAPLKA
- the uppS gene encoding polyprenyl diphosphate synthase — translated: MKHPIPRHVAIIQDGNRRYAKRLGKTVEQGHIYGADTTEKVLDWCVELGIKQLTLYAFSTENFKRPAQEKNALFGLFKQFARKARESKKTHESKLRIRPVGDISMLPRDVKDEIALTEAATAGYDRFYLNVAVAYGGRQEIVDGARKMAKEVESGSLAPESITEEMVDRYLYFGSEPRSQVDLIIRTGGDERTSNFLPWQASGNESAIYIAAPYWPEFRKIDFIRAVRAYQSREREHRVKLAVSMLRMKRQNGGIDREGLRKSLMDALGIGSIEAETILGNPLVQRELAKSGT
- a CDS encoding DUF2551 domain-containing protein, with the translated sequence MEVVTLNSSEDELVLARIKDYLSRDKDGRRKAVLQIFLEGGPYETKDIDEKLREQNFDVKNKGTPAMVGLMGSKTGILSVDVTGDHNMYSIKEKYKRLVKAALEETS
- a CDS encoding Nre family DNA repair protein, with the translated sequence MESTMTAPGNELFNRPVSAGYLGERERSLCVECKGTKMLCAKTRCPLLVKYYAAAKQKRSIDTTSLFGSAPGVFVGRYGYPAVSIGPLVPPIVGDTSEMDTPEQWIGKTIDDIVGMRSALVRGLATVNVKKPEKAEKLVNDLQLLSMAEKPIDTSAEFFKKPSGRIELDDEVQPFGPSAPLKKMEIGNFRLDDRIEKAFYDKDLMARDAVLGLYHDNTLVTRIQRAFSMGAFGAKKTRRLVPTRQSITAVDSIIGETLVEEVKRLPLISEYRVFESWQLDNRFIVLMAPEPWSYELVEAWYPDTIWNPAGRDIMIISDHELSGGRTTYARIGGCYYAARLATSEYLLKEKRQAKVVILREAHSGYIMPVGVWNVRENVRNALRGPYSSFSSLEAALNYIQSRFDIPIKRWTLNSFVLKDSRFQRRLTDF